Proteins from a single region of Bdellovibrio bacteriovorus HD100:
- a CDS encoding winged helix-turn-helix transcriptional regulator, with amino-acid sequence MAKSKSLEACPVYKTAMILDGKWTILIFRDLLANKVVRFNELRRSLGSISPKTLTERLTELEDQGLVSRKVYAEVPPRVEYSLTEKGKGLSAVFDSMAKFGDKWLR; translated from the coding sequence ATGGCAAAAAGTAAATCATTGGAAGCCTGCCCGGTTTATAAGACGGCGATGATTCTGGACGGAAAGTGGACGATTCTCATCTTTAGAGACTTACTGGCTAATAAAGTCGTCCGATTCAATGAGCTTCGTCGGTCGTTGGGTTCCATCAGCCCCAAAACCCTGACCGAGCGCCTGACGGAGCTTGAAGATCAGGGGTTGGTTTCAAGAAAAGTCTACGCCGAAGTCCCGCCACGGGTGGAATACTCTTTGACTGAAAAAGGCAAAGGCCTTTCTGCGGTTTTTGATTCCATGGCAAAATTCGGAGACAAGTGGCTTCGTTAG
- a CDS encoding JmjC domain-containing protein yields MKKLGLAELLAPVTLPEFFNSHWPVEPLFIPATPGKLQDIFALEQMQDLKNLISARQRKVRACLPDFDDEYSSIHLEPGDALKAYRNNMTLVFDSMQSQDSTIADMLGNVRADLGLVTGGAENDLCKARSIAYATPAGCGTRLHFDANANFIIQIKGTKTWRLAPNESVEFPTERFTTGSEEMPAALEKQCHAHLIDALDEDSMKVVMKPGCVLFVPRGYWHETTTEEESLSLNFTFSQPTWADVFTKSLQEVLLRSPEWRELADGLEGTDQERKEAAIARFEFLLKSLATELPEISGRLLLQEGGLI; encoded by the coding sequence ATGAAAAAACTTGGTCTTGCTGAGCTATTGGCTCCCGTCACGCTTCCTGAATTCTTTAACTCCCACTGGCCCGTGGAACCTTTGTTTATTCCGGCGACCCCGGGGAAACTGCAGGACATATTTGCCTTAGAGCAAATGCAAGATCTTAAAAATCTGATCTCTGCCCGCCAGCGCAAGGTTCGTGCCTGTCTGCCTGATTTTGACGACGAATACAGCTCGATCCATCTTGAACCTGGTGATGCACTTAAAGCCTATCGCAACAACATGACCCTGGTTTTTGATTCCATGCAAAGTCAGGATTCAACAATTGCCGACATGCTGGGGAACGTCCGCGCGGACTTGGGGTTGGTAACTGGTGGAGCTGAAAACGATCTGTGCAAAGCGCGCTCGATTGCCTATGCCACACCGGCTGGTTGCGGCACCCGTCTGCACTTTGATGCCAATGCAAACTTCATCATTCAGATCAAAGGCACCAAGACATGGAGACTTGCACCGAATGAGTCCGTGGAGTTCCCTACGGAACGCTTTACCACTGGCTCGGAAGAAATGCCGGCAGCTCTGGAAAAACAATGTCATGCTCACCTGATCGATGCTCTTGATGAAGACAGCATGAAAGTCGTGATGAAGCCGGGCTGTGTTTTGTTTGTTCCCCGCGGTTATTGGCATGAAACAACCACGGAGGAAGAATCCCTTTCACTGAACTTTACATTCAGCCAACCGACGTGGGCGGATGTGTTCACCAAGTCATTGCAAGAGGTCCTTTTAAGGTCACCGGAATGGCGTGAACTGGCCGACGGCCTTGAAGGCACTGATCAAGAACGAAAAGAAGCCGCGATCGCACGTTTTGAATTCTTGCTAAAAAGCCTGGCCACAGAGCTGCCAGAGATTTCCGGCCGACTGCTGCTTCAGGAAGGTGGCTTGATCTAA
- a CDS encoding DEAD/DEAH box helicase, whose amino-acid sequence MYRLRDYQQQAVTNTIRYFQKKREPAVIVLPTGAGKSLVIAELARIARGRILVLAHVKELVEQNHDKYRSYGLEAGIFSASLGKKDHDQKAIFGSVQSVARAPDEFFNNFSLLIIDECHRVAEEGATQYQEVVKKLQDRNPTLCVLGLTATPYRMGLGWIYEYNQGGELKTEQSRFFKQCVYELPLSYMIRHGYLTIPVKVDIPVTCYDFSDLLGKDRAFTTAEVEEVLKNQKRLTPLIINNIIDITEKYDRQGVMIFASTIKHAEEIMTYLPTDQARVVFGDTDIKERAQIIHDFKQKKFKYLVNVSVLTTGFDAPHVDVIAILRPTESNSLYQQIVGRGLRLSEDKKDCYVLDYTGVGHDIYAPEISDKRPAKDTVPVKVACPKCAFENDFWGYADDDGVVFEHFGRKCKGASQDPNTLEIKPCGFRFRFKLCHNCSCENDITAKACEKCDAVLIDAEAKLKQAKLSKNAHVMTPDRISFEERKDKNSNPYLEIRYYDLESNYLSEVHFFNNTTAVKKFNINFLRSHLRLPELAVDLTSPQEVIRFQKLFRSPIFVIARKQDKFWRVTEKVFAEELAP is encoded by the coding sequence ATGTACAGGTTACGTGACTATCAACAGCAGGCGGTTACAAATACGATCCGGTATTTCCAGAAGAAACGGGAACCGGCTGTCATTGTGCTGCCAACAGGTGCGGGAAAAAGTTTGGTTATCGCCGAATTGGCCCGCATCGCCCGTGGCCGCATCCTGGTACTGGCACACGTCAAAGAACTGGTTGAACAAAACCATGACAAGTACAGAAGCTATGGCCTGGAAGCCGGCATCTTTTCTGCCAGCCTGGGAAAGAAAGACCACGATCAGAAGGCCATCTTTGGAAGCGTACAGTCCGTGGCCCGCGCCCCGGATGAATTCTTCAACAACTTCTCTTTACTGATCATCGATGAATGCCATCGTGTCGCCGAAGAGGGCGCAACACAATATCAAGAAGTCGTTAAAAAGCTGCAGGATCGCAACCCCACTTTGTGTGTCTTGGGCCTGACGGCCACGCCTTACCGCATGGGCTTAGGCTGGATTTATGAATACAATCAAGGTGGCGAGCTTAAAACCGAACAAAGCCGATTCTTCAAGCAGTGCGTGTACGAACTGCCACTGTCCTACATGATCCGCCACGGCTATCTGACCATCCCGGTAAAGGTGGATATTCCCGTCACATGTTACGACTTTTCAGACCTGCTGGGAAAAGACCGCGCCTTCACCACCGCCGAGGTTGAAGAAGTTCTTAAGAATCAAAAGCGCCTGACCCCTTTGATTATCAATAACATCATCGACATCACGGAAAAGTACGACCGTCAGGGTGTGATGATTTTTGCCAGCACCATTAAACATGCTGAAGAAATCATGACCTATCTGCCCACGGATCAGGCCCGCGTCGTCTTTGGTGACACGGATATCAAGGAGCGTGCGCAGATCATCCACGACTTTAAACAGAAGAAATTCAAGTACCTGGTGAACGTGTCCGTCCTGACCACCGGATTTGATGCGCCTCACGTCGATGTTATTGCGATCTTGCGCCCCACGGAATCCAACAGCTTGTATCAGCAGATTGTGGGTCGCGGACTTCGTTTATCTGAAGACAAAAAAGACTGTTACGTGCTGGATTACACCGGGGTCGGTCACGACATCTATGCCCCGGAGATCAGCGACAAGCGCCCGGCCAAGGACACCGTCCCGGTCAAAGTGGCCTGCCCCAAGTGTGCCTTTGAAAATGATTTCTGGGGTTATGCCGATGATGACGGCGTGGTCTTTGAACATTTCGGCAGAAAATGCAAAGGGGCCTCTCAAGACCCGAACACATTGGAAATCAAGCCCTGCGGATTCCGATTCAGATTTAAACTTTGCCACAACTGTTCCTGTGAAAACGACATCACGGCCAAGGCTTGTGAAAAGTGCGATGCCGTCTTAATTGATGCCGAAGCCAAACTGAAACAGGCGAAGCTTTCCAAAAACGCCCACGTGATGACTCCGGACCGGATTTCATTTGAAGAGCGTAAGGACAAGAACTCAAATCCTTACCTTGAAATCCGTTATTACGATCTGGAATCCAATTACCTCAGCGAAGTCCACTTCTTCAACAACACAACAGCTGTGAAGAAGTTCAATATCAACTTCTTAAGGTCCCACCTCAGACTGCCGGAACTGGCCGTGGATCTGACAAGTCCTCAGGAAGTCATCCGATTCCAGAAGCTTTTCCGCTCCCCGATCTTTGTCATCGCCAGAAAACAGGACAAGTTCTGGCGCGTGACTGAAAAAGTCTTTGCTGAAGAGCTGGCACCTTAA